The Gammaproteobacteria bacterium genome has a segment encoding these proteins:
- the dxs gene encoding 1-deoxy-D-xylulose-5-phosphate synthase translates to MTTDTPYSLLEKINLPADLRKLAVPELRLLATELRAYLIDCISDTGGHLASGLGTIELTIALHYVFNTPADKLIWDVGHQSYPHKILTGRRQQMHTLRQAGGLAGFPKREESPYDAFTVGHSSTSISAALGMAIATAQQHRNNKAIAIIGDGAMTAGQAFEALNHAGDLHRNLLVILNDNDMSISPNVGAMSNYLARILSSRTYTAMRQSSKNVLKTIPTVHELARRAEEHMKGMVIPGPGTLFEEMGFNYIGPIDGHDIDTLVNTLRNLRSLNGPQLLHIITRKGKGYHHAEQDPCRFHGVASFNQATGKNKQAPCSSLTYTQVFSDWICDQGQQDENLIAITPAMREGSGLVNFSEQFPERYFDVGIAEQHCLTMAAGMACEGMRPVVAIYSTFLQRAYDQLIHDIALPNLPVTLAIDRGGLVGADGPTHAGSFDLSFLRCVPNLLIMAPANENECRQMLTTAHHWDGPAAVRYPRGQGPGTEIIDELQDIDIGKAIITRQGNSKIAILSFGSLLNNALDAADKLDLTVVNMRFIKPLDETLLISIATEYEILVTLEDNVIAGGAGSAVNELLAKKQLNIPVLNLGLPDIFVEHASREQQLIECGLDTNGIIRSIEERLSRLNPDT, encoded by the coding sequence ATGACAACAGATACACCTTACTCACTGCTGGAAAAGATCAACCTGCCGGCAGACCTACGCAAGTTAGCTGTGCCTGAACTAAGGCTTCTTGCAACAGAGTTGCGCGCCTATCTTATTGATTGCATTAGTGATACTGGCGGTCATCTTGCCTCTGGCCTGGGTACCATTGAGTTAACCATTGCCTTGCACTATGTCTTTAATACCCCGGCCGATAAACTGATATGGGATGTTGGTCACCAAAGCTATCCGCACAAGATCCTGACCGGGCGACGCCAACAAATGCATACCCTACGTCAAGCGGGTGGGCTTGCCGGTTTCCCGAAGAGAGAAGAAAGCCCCTACGATGCCTTTACCGTTGGGCACTCCAGTACATCGATTAGTGCCGCCCTGGGGATGGCGATTGCTACCGCCCAACAACATCGTAATAATAAAGCGATTGCCATTATTGGTGATGGTGCTATGACAGCAGGACAGGCCTTTGAGGCACTCAATCATGCCGGTGATCTACACAGAAATTTACTGGTTATCCTCAATGATAATGATATGTCGATCTCACCCAATGTCGGTGCCATGTCCAATTATCTGGCCAGAATTTTGTCCAGCCGGACCTATACCGCCATGCGTCAAAGCAGTAAGAACGTACTCAAGACGATCCCTACGGTGCATGAACTGGCTCGGCGCGCCGAAGAACACATGAAGGGCATGGTCATACCCGGCCCTGGCACCCTGTTTGAAGAAATGGGTTTTAACTATATCGGCCCGATTGATGGTCATGATATAGATACCCTGGTCAATACCCTGCGTAACCTACGTTCACTCAATGGCCCTCAACTCCTGCATATCATCACGCGCAAGGGTAAGGGCTATCACCATGCCGAGCAGGATCCCTGCCGCTTTCACGGGGTTGCATCATTCAACCAGGCAACCGGCAAAAATAAACAGGCCCCCTGTTCCAGCCTGACTTATACCCAGGTCTTCAGTGACTGGATCTGTGATCAGGGGCAACAGGACGAAAACCTCATAGCCATCACCCCGGCGATGCGAGAGGGGTCGGGCCTGGTTAACTTCTCTGAACAATTTCCTGAACGCTACTTTGACGTGGGTATCGCTGAACAACATTGTCTAACCATGGCTGCCGGCATGGCCTGTGAGGGGATGCGTCCAGTCGTTGCCATCTACTCAACCTTTTTGCAGCGTGCCTATGATCAGCTCATCCACGATATTGCCCTGCCCAACCTGCCTGTTACATTAGCCATTGATCGAGGGGGTCTGGTCGGTGCCGATGGCCCTACCCATGCCGGTAGTTTTGATCTTAGTTTCCTACGCTGCGTGCCCAACCTGTTAATCATGGCACCAGCCAATGAGAATGAATGTCGCCAGATGTTGACCACAGCCCATCACTGGGATGGCCCGGCTGCGGTACGTTACCCTCGTGGTCAAGGGCCCGGCACAGAGATTATTGATGAGCTACAGGACATCGATATCGGCAAGGCTATTATTACCCGTCAGGGCAACAGCAAGATCGCTATTCTAAGCTTTGGTAGTTTACTTAATAACGCTCTGGATGCTGCCGATAAGCTGGATTTGACTGTGGTCAATATGCGTTTTATCAAACCACTGGATGAGACTTTGCTAATTTCCATAGCAACTGAGTATGAAATACTGGTCACACTAGAGGATAATGTTATCGCTGGAGGGGCAGGTAGTGCTGTCAACGAGTTGCTAGCGAAAAAACAGCTAAACATACCCGTTTTAAACCTCGGTTTACCCGACATCTTCGTTGAACACGCGAGCAGGGAACAGCAATTAATTGAGTGTGGACTAGACACTAATGGTATTATACGTAGTATTGAAGAACGTCTTTCCAGACTAAATCCAGACACTTAA
- the queD gene encoding 6-carboxytetrahydropterin synthase QueD, translating to MSPTYTVKVLTEFSAAHHLRDYVGDCARVHGHNWKVEIEVQANALNKIGMAMDFKDVKEAANRIIQRLDHQDINALEPFTTINPTAENLATYIYRELSQLVNDSRIRVSAIAIWETDRSCVRYTEE from the coding sequence ATGTCACCCACATATACCGTTAAGGTATTAACTGAATTCTCCGCCGCACATCATCTCCGTGATTATGTCGGTGATTGTGCGCGTGTCCATGGTCACAACTGGAAAGTCGAAATTGAGGTGCAGGCCAATGCATTAAATAAAATCGGCATGGCAATGGACTTCAAGGATGTCAAAGAGGCCGCCAACAGAATTATTCAGCGCCTTGACCATCAGGATATCAATGCCCTGGAACCCTTTACAACAATCAATCCAACCGCAGAAAATCTGGCGACCTATATCTATAGGGAACTATCCCAACTTGTTAACGACTCCAGAATCCGGGTCAGTGCAATCGCTATCTGGGAAACTGACCGATCCTGCGTTCGTTACACCGAGGAATAA
- a CDS encoding GTP cyclohydrolase I FolE2 — protein MSKSQNDTIADVQSSEDTRCIPIDKVGIKDIRHPVGVRDRSDGTQHTIANFNMYVNLPHNFKGTHMSRFVEILNHNDKEISVESFKDMLQEMTEVLEAEAGHIEMQFPYFINKKAPVSGVQSLMDYDVTLIGELGKQGIDTNIKVVVPVTSLCPCSKKISAYGAHNQRSHVTVNVRTNDFIWIEEIIDLVEKEASCELYGLLKRPDEKHVTERAYNNPKFVEDMVRDVAARLNADPRIKSYVVESENFESIHNHSAYAMVIGNKN, from the coding sequence ATGAGCAAGTCACAGAACGACACCATTGCTGACGTACAAAGCAGTGAAGATACCCGATGTATCCCTATCGACAAGGTTGGCATCAAGGATATCCGCCATCCTGTCGGAGTTCGGGATCGTTCCGATGGTACTCAACATACCATTGCCAATTTCAATATGTATGTAAACCTGCCACATAATTTCAAGGGCACTCACATGTCCCGCTTCGTTGAAATTCTGAATCACAACGATAAAGAGATCTCGGTGGAATCCTTCAAGGACATGTTACAGGAGATGACCGAAGTATTGGAGGCCGAGGCCGGGCACATTGAGATGCAGTTCCCCTATTTCATCAATAAAAAGGCACCAGTATCCGGTGTACAAAGCCTGATGGATTATGATGTCACTCTAATTGGCGAACTAGGCAAACAAGGCATTGATACCAATATCAAGGTAGTTGTACCCGTTACCAGCCTGTGCCCATGCTCTAAAAAGATCTCTGCTTACGGCGCACACAACCAACGCTCTCACGTTACTGTCAATGTACGCACCAATGATTTCATCTGGATCGAAGAGATCATTGACCTGGTTGAAAAAGAGGCATCCTGCGAACTCTATGGCCTGTTAAAACGCCCGGATGAAAAACATGTCACCGAGCGGGCCTATAACAACCCCAAGTTTGTTGAAGATATGGTGCGTGATGTCGCAGCCCGACTCAATGCCGACCCACGCATTAAATCCTACGTAGTGGAATCAGAGAATTTTGAATCCATTCATAATCACTCCGCCTATGCCATGGTGATTGGTAACAAGAACTAG
- a CDS encoding tetratricopeptide repeat protein has product MSIKNEYRIISVRRSGQHAVINWLCRQLNGNTRFFNDVDPGVRLVDLLQRESSFDKCFLDGVELDSQVGDDRIDNLVYNHEDVLLDEIGDIDGAFLSGCCNESFSGTTIIVVRDFANVFASRYFFEMQMPGNAKRWKWDDVDLWMNHASMMSKLQQKSGSVVVINMQNWTYNTDYRKKIADQLSINFTDAGYNEVGHIGSTFDGDAQSMRLDERWKKVIEMPGYRSLFDNVGAVKLNDSIFGVTPAVQYIGEVSCSNKVVCKEDLGLLLQNKRFQEARNIGVQLIHETPGDGEVWFMLAAINASMELFDDTIACCKRVLEIYPAHFQSMYNLAIALQYVNGYSEALFYWEKLREITPQDPNVLASITLCLNKVDRFDEAIALCADALKIYPQHYHLNNNLGLAFFSIKSFSSAIKCFNQAVSSGQDNGQALSNIGLCHIEEEDYESASACFKSALKKNADLLDSRLGLIRSFKFSGDYTTAKKYALELLHDKPDLAEVHEELGIILVEMDDLFGAIHSFQKALSLAPGNVQYLSHLGNTLFFSGQHDQSRECYEQAICLSPEYAQAHWHYSWVLLLNGEYEKGWCEYEWRFEAGVAHRYQLTQPEWNGEVMEGGRILLYCEQGFGDAIQFVRYARLVKEKGFYIIIECRKELLRIFENCSFIDEVLIEGGAPPCFDVHYPLLSLPALLKLNAPAQLTSSPYISCINSPCILPKVKNKEVNLRIGITWQGNPGFKWNHWRSCSLDMFKPIIENDLVQTYSLQKGVAVEQLPDHDWVDQLIDLGSGFNDFADTAAAMQALDIIITTDTSVAHLAGALGCETWILLSTVPDWRWLKTGESSIWYPNVRLFRQTNEGDWDSVMQAVYTAIQERIYR; this is encoded by the coding sequence TTGAGTATAAAAAATGAATATCGAATTATATCTGTTCGTCGATCAGGGCAACATGCCGTTATAAATTGGCTTTGCCGACAATTGAATGGAAACACCCGGTTTTTTAATGATGTCGATCCTGGGGTGCGATTAGTGGATTTGCTTCAGCGTGAGTCCTCTTTTGACAAGTGCTTTCTGGATGGGGTTGAGTTGGATAGTCAAGTGGGTGACGATAGAATTGATAATCTTGTCTATAACCATGAGGATGTATTGCTGGATGAGATCGGTGATATAGACGGTGCGTTTTTATCGGGGTGTTGTAACGAATCATTTTCAGGTACAACGATTATTGTTGTGCGCGATTTTGCTAATGTTTTTGCCAGTCGCTACTTCTTTGAAATGCAAATGCCGGGTAATGCGAAAAGATGGAAATGGGATGATGTTGATCTATGGATGAACCATGCATCGATGATGAGTAAGTTACAGCAGAAATCCGGTTCTGTTGTAGTGATTAATATGCAGAACTGGACATATAATACAGATTATAGAAAGAAGATTGCTGACCAATTAAGTATTAATTTTACTGATGCGGGATACAATGAAGTAGGACATATAGGCAGTACATTTGATGGCGATGCGCAATCCATGAGGCTTGATGAGCGATGGAAAAAGGTCATTGAAATGCCGGGTTATAGAAGTCTGTTCGATAATGTTGGTGCTGTTAAGCTTAATGATTCAATATTTGGAGTCACGCCCGCTGTTCAATATATTGGCGAGGTGTCTTGTTCGAATAAGGTGGTATGCAAGGAAGACCTGGGTTTATTGTTACAGAATAAAAGATTTCAGGAGGCGCGTAATATCGGTGTGCAACTGATTCATGAAACTCCTGGTGATGGTGAAGTTTGGTTTATGTTGGCTGCAATCAATGCCAGTATGGAGCTTTTTGATGATACGATAGCCTGTTGTAAACGTGTGTTAGAGATATATCCTGCTCATTTCCAGTCAATGTATAATCTTGCGATTGCCCTTCAATACGTGAATGGATATAGTGAGGCGTTGTTTTACTGGGAGAAGTTACGGGAAATAACGCCGCAGGACCCCAATGTTCTGGCAAGTATTACTTTGTGTCTCAATAAGGTTGATCGTTTTGATGAGGCGATTGCTTTGTGTGCTGATGCACTGAAGATCTATCCTCAACACTATCATTTAAACAATAATCTTGGCCTTGCTTTTTTTTCGATAAAATCTTTTTCTTCCGCGATTAAATGTTTTAATCAAGCGGTGTCATCCGGACAGGATAATGGTCAGGCATTATCTAATATAGGATTGTGTCATATTGAGGAAGAGGATTATGAAAGCGCATCCGCTTGTTTTAAATCTGCTCTGAAAAAAAATGCTGATCTACTGGATTCGCGGCTTGGTTTGATCCGTTCTTTTAAGTTTTCTGGTGATTACACAACGGCTAAGAAATACGCGCTTGAATTATTGCATGATAAACCTGATCTGGCTGAAGTGCATGAGGAGCTAGGCATTATACTTGTTGAGATGGACGATCTATTCGGTGCGATTCATTCCTTTCAGAAGGCATTATCACTTGCGCCGGGAAATGTACAATATCTTTCTCATTTGGGAAACACCTTGTTTTTTTCAGGGCAGCATGATCAATCCAGAGAGTGTTATGAGCAAGCCATTTGCTTGTCACCTGAATATGCGCAAGCACATTGGCATTATTCCTGGGTGTTATTGTTGAACGGTGAGTATGAAAAGGGCTGGTGTGAATATGAATGGCGATTTGAGGCGGGTGTTGCACATAGATATCAGCTTACTCAGCCAGAATGGAATGGCGAGGTTATGGAAGGCGGACGTATTTTGCTTTACTGTGAGCAAGGGTTTGGTGATGCTATTCAATTTGTGCGTTATGCTCGACTGGTTAAGGAGAAAGGCTTTTATATTATAATTGAGTGCAGAAAAGAACTGCTTCGCATTTTCGAGAACTGTTCATTTATTGATGAGGTATTGATTGAGGGTGGTGCTCCGCCCTGTTTTGATGTGCATTACCCATTGCTTAGCTTGCCTGCTCTGTTGAAACTTAATGCGCCAGCACAATTGACTTCATCACCCTATATCAGTTGTATCAATTCTCCCTGTATTTTGCCAAAAGTGAAAAATAAAGAGGTTAATTTGCGTATAGGGATAACCTGGCAAGGAAACCCGGGCTTTAAATGGAATCACTGGCGTTCTTGTTCATTGGATATGTTTAAACCCATTATTGAGAATGACCTGGTTCAAACCTACAGTTTGCAGAAAGGGGTGGCAGTAGAACAGTTGCCCGATCATGATTGGGTAGATCAACTCATTGATCTTGGATCAGGTTTTAATGATTTTGCGGATACTGCTGCGGCAATGCAGGCACTTGATATTATTATAACTACGGATACAAGTGTTGCTCATTTAGCGGGTGCATTAGGGTGTGAAACCTGGATCTTACTTTCCACAGTACCGGACTGGCGTTGGTTGAAGACGGGTGAATCTTCTATATGGTACCCTAATGTTCGTTTATTCAGGCAGACGAATGAGGGTGATTGGGATTCTGTGATGCAGGCTGTTTATACGGCTATTCAGGAAAGAATCTATCGCTAA
- a CDS encoding phosphatidylglycerophosphatase A, which yields MGFVALLKNPVHLFAFGLGSGLAPYAPGTAGTVAAVLIYALLPEFSLEINLLIIFASFLLGVYLCGKTAVDLGVHDHSGIVWDEWVGYFITVIWFPKQWPWLVAGFILFRFFDIVKPWPISWLDRQVDGGLGIMLDDVLAGIFAALVLLFISPYL from the coding sequence CTGGGATTTGTTGCCTTATTAAAGAATCCAGTGCATCTATTCGCTTTTGGTTTGGGTAGTGGTCTGGCACCTTATGCGCCGGGGACGGCGGGAACGGTAGCTGCGGTGCTGATCTATGCCTTGTTGCCTGAGTTTTCTTTAGAGATCAATCTACTGATTATTTTCGCCAGCTTTTTATTAGGTGTCTATTTATGCGGTAAAACGGCGGTGGATCTTGGTGTGCATGATCATTCGGGTATTGTCTGGGATGAATGGGTGGGTTACTTTATTACGGTAATATGGTTTCCCAAGCAGTGGCCGTGGCTAGTAGCGGGTTTTATATTGTTCCGTTTCTTTGATATTGTTAAACCTTGGCCTATTAGCTGGCTGGATCGCCAGGTTGATGGTGGTTTGGGTATTATGTTGGATGATGTGCTGGCGGGCATATTTGCCGCGCTCGTGTTGCTTTTTATTTCACCCTACTTATAG
- the thiL gene encoding thiamine-phosphate kinase has protein sequence MGCWISLHTRFVLTEFSIIEQYFKGATGKRDDVRVGIGDDGAVMRVPAGMELVVVMDTLVSGIHFFEDCNPADIAYKSLAVNLSDLAAMGAQPAWATLSLTRPTLDDIWLQSFVHGFSSLANEYNIQLIGGDLSRGPLSVTVQMHGFVPQGQALLRSGAAVGDAVFVTGSLGDAGLALRLMKNDRLDKKNGHHVYLQHRLQRPTAQVDAGMALRQIASSMIDISDGLVADLGHVLRASAVGARVDVDLLPVSMSYEAVVSELSGTIDQYQLALSAGDDYELCFTVAEDRIEALVQFFSGAGLSYHRIGVVEEGDDLRLLLQGNDYVLEHQGFRHF, from the coding sequence ATGGGGTGCTGGATAAGCTTGCACACAAGGTTCGTGCTGACTGAATTTTCGATCATTGAGCAATACTTCAAGGGTGCTACTGGTAAGCGCGATGATGTACGCGTGGGCATTGGTGATGATGGTGCGGTGATGCGAGTTCCTGCCGGCATGGAGCTGGTGGTGGTAATGGATACGCTGGTCTCTGGTATTCATTTCTTTGAGGATTGTAACCCTGCTGATATCGCCTACAAGTCACTGGCGGTTAATCTTAGTGATCTTGCTGCGATGGGTGCACAGCCTGCTTGGGCAACTTTATCTTTAACTCGTCCCACTCTGGATGATATCTGGTTACAATCATTTGTTCATGGGTTTTCATCGCTGGCTAATGAATATAATATTCAGTTAATCGGTGGTGATCTTAGTCGCGGACCGTTGTCGGTCACTGTGCAGATGCATGGTTTTGTGCCGCAAGGTCAGGCTCTGTTGCGTAGTGGTGCAGCGGTGGGGGATGCTGTTTTTGTCACCGGGAGTCTGGGCGATGCAGGGTTAGCTCTGCGACTGATGAAAAATGATAGGTTGGATAAAAAAAACGGGCATCATGTTTATTTGCAACACCGTCTGCAACGGCCAACCGCACAGGTTGATGCCGGAATGGCTCTGCGTCAGATAGCCAGTTCAATGATTGATATATCGGATGGTTTGGTGGCAGACCTTGGGCATGTATTGAGAGCCAGTGCTGTGGGTGCAAGGGTGGATGTTGATTTGCTCCCTGTCTCTATGTCCTATGAAGCTGTTGTGAGTGAATTGTCGGGTACGATAGATCAATATCAGTTGGCATTGAGTGCCGGTGATGATTATGAGCTTTGCTTTACCGTGGCTGAGGATAGGATTGAAGCCCTGGTGCAGTTTTTTTCCGGGGCAGGACTGAGTTATCATCGAATTGGTGTAGTTGAGGAGGGTGATGATCTGCGGTTGTTGTTGCAGGGTAATGATTATGTACTGGAGCATCAAGGATTTCGGCATTTTTAG
- the nusB gene encoding transcription antitermination factor NusB, which translates to MITAPISLHARSRARRLALQALYQWQLTALDNDELVRQFQDAEGFDRVDQEYFYELLSQTVNHIEPIDEALAPCLSRVIELVDPVERAILRMATYELLYRQDIPFKVVLNEAVTLTKKFGAEKAHAFVNGVLDKLAHKVRAD; encoded by the coding sequence ATGATCACAGCTCCGATCTCATTACATGCGCGATCAAGAGCCAGACGGCTTGCGTTACAGGCCTTGTATCAATGGCAATTAACAGCTCTGGATAATGATGAGCTGGTCAGACAATTTCAGGATGCAGAAGGTTTTGACAGGGTTGATCAGGAGTATTTTTATGAACTGCTGAGCCAAACCGTTAATCATATTGAGCCGATTGATGAAGCCTTGGCACCTTGCTTGAGCCGTGTCATTGAGCTGGTCGATCCGGTTGAAAGGGCTATCTTGCGAATGGCAACTTACGAATTGTTGTACCGGCAGGACATTCCGTTCAAGGTGGTTCTGAATGAGGCGGTTACCTTAACTAAGAAGTTTGGTGCGGAAAAGGCGCATGCCTTTGTTAATGGGGTGCTGGATAAGCTTGCACACAAGGTTCGTGCTGACTGA
- the ribE gene encoding 6,7-dimethyl-8-ribityllumazine synthase, which produces MSKIIEGGLVVRGARFALLVARFNSFVVDSLLEGAKDTLLRHGAEDKNLHVIKVPGAFEMPLVAQRLAKSGEYDAIIALGAVIRGGTPHFEYVAGECTKGLATVGMQHDIPVSFGVLTVDSIEQAIERAGTKAGNKGDEAALSAIEMVNLLNQLGQ; this is translated from the coding sequence ATGAGTAAAATTATTGAAGGTGGTCTGGTGGTTCGTGGTGCACGTTTTGCTTTGTTGGTGGCGCGTTTTAACAGCTTTGTGGTGGATAGTCTGCTGGAGGGTGCGAAGGATACACTGTTACGGCATGGTGCTGAGGACAAGAATCTGCATGTCATCAAGGTGCCGGGTGCCTTTGAGATGCCACTAGTGGCGCAGCGTCTGGCTAAGAGTGGTGAGTATGATGCTATTATCGCTTTAGGTGCTGTTATTCGTGGTGGCACGCCTCATTTTGAATATGTTGCGGGTGAATGCACCAAGGGGTTGGCGACGGTCGGTATGCAGCATGATATCCCGGTCTCCTTTGGCGTGCTGACGGTAGATAGCATCGAACAGGCGATTGAACGTGCGGGTACCAAGGCCGGCAATAAAGGTGATGAAGCGGCTTTGTCTGCGATTGAGATGGTTAATTTATTAAACCAGTTGGGTCAATAA
- the ribB gene encoding 3,4-dihydroxy-2-butanone-4-phosphate synthase: MSLNSVEEIIEDLRNGKMVILMDDEDRENEGDLIMAASEVRPEDINFMASHGRGLICLTLTRERCKQLKLPLMVNDNEAQFSTNFTVSIEAAEGVTTGISAYDRAHTVRTAVTPSASPKDIVQPGHIFPLMAQSGGVLARAGHTEAGCDLARLAGLEPAAVIVEILNEDGSMARRPDLEIYAKKHNLKMGTIADLIHYRIENEKSVERIAESEVMTEFGEFHLVAFEDSFDHDLHFAFVRGEIDPEDTTLVRVHMKNVLGDLINTPMEGMSVPLRSALKCIADEGKGIVVVLRRPESNRDIVDRLKNYSEHYKEEMHREEGGDLRTYGIGAQILTDLGVRRMRVLGSARKIHAIKGFDLEVVEYVHC, from the coding sequence ATGTCGTTAAATAGTGTAGAAGAGATTATTGAAGACTTGCGTAATGGCAAGATGGTTATCCTGATGGATGATGAGGATCGGGAGAATGAGGGCGATCTCATTATGGCTGCCTCGGAGGTGCGTCCGGAAGATATTAATTTCATGGCTAGTCATGGTCGTGGTTTAATCTGTCTGACCCTGACCAGGGAGCGTTGTAAACAACTGAAGTTGCCTTTGATGGTGAATGATAATGAGGCACAGTTCTCGACTAATTTCACGGTCTCGATTGAGGCGGCTGAGGGTGTTACCACGGGTATCTCGGCCTATGATCGGGCGCATACGGTACGCACAGCAGTGACTCCCTCAGCCAGTCCAAAGGATATCGTGCAGCCGGGTCATATCTTTCCTTTGATGGCGCAATCGGGTGGTGTGTTGGCGCGTGCTGGACATACGGAAGCGGGTTGTGATCTGGCGCGTCTGGCGGGGTTGGAACCGGCAGCGGTTATTGTTGAGATCCTGAACGAGGATGGCAGTATGGCTCGGCGTCCGGATCTTGAGATCTATGCTAAGAAGCATAATCTGAAGATGGGTACCATTGCTGATCTTATTCACTATCGTATCGAGAATGAAAAGAGTGTGGAACGTATTGCAGAATCCGAGGTGATGACGGAGTTTGGTGAGTTCCATCTGGTTGCCTTTGAGGATAGCTTTGATCACGACCTGCATTTTGCCTTTGTGCGTGGTGAAATTGATCCTGAAGACACGACGCTGGTGCGTGTACACATGAAAAATGTGCTGGGTGACCTGATTAATACCCCGATGGAAGGAATGAGTGTGCCCTTGCGTTCTGCCTTGAAGTGTATTGCTGATGAAGGTAAGGGGATTGTAGTTGTGTTGCGTCGACCGGAGTCTAATCGTGATATTGTTGATCGTCTCAAGAACTACTCGGAACACTATAAGGAAGAGATGCATCGAGAGGAAGGCGGCGATCTGCGTACTTATGGTATTGGCGCACAGATTCTGACGGATCTTGGGGTCAGGCGTATGCGGGTGTTGGGTTCGGCGCGTAAGATTCATGCGATTAAGGGGTTTGATCTTGAGGTGGTGGAGTATGTTCATTGTTAG
- a CDS encoding riboflavin synthase, whose product MFTGIIESLGKVLACEPRDGDMRLRIHTGKLDMADVILGDSIAVNGVCLTVVELPGDGFWADVSGETLAHTILVDIVAGAEVNLEKALTPTTRLGGHLVSGHVDGVGSVIERHSDARSEQFRIKVPDSLARYIAKKGSVCVDGVSLTVNAVDGAVFSLNIVPHTLQETTIGSWQVGRKVNIEVDVIARYLERLVMGDEAAVASSGGVTEGLLKEHGFI is encoded by the coding sequence ATGTTTACAGGTATTATTGAATCATTAGGCAAGGTGCTTGCTTGCGAACCTCGTGACGGTGATATGCGTTTGCGTATCCACACGGGTAAACTGGACATGGCTGATGTCATACTCGGTGATAGTATTGCTGTTAATGGCGTATGCCTGACGGTAGTTGAGTTACCGGGCGATGGTTTCTGGGCAGATGTATCGGGTGAGACCTTGGCGCATACGATATTGGTTGATATCGTAGCGGGTGCGGAGGTCAATCTGGAGAAGGCACTGACTCCAACGACACGTCTAGGTGGTCATCTAGTGAGTGGGCATGTGGATGGGGTTGGCTCGGTGATTGAACGACACAGTGATGCGCGTTCTGAACAGTTCAGGATCAAGGTGCCAGATTCATTAGCAAGATATATTGCTAAAAAAGGTTCGGTTTGTGTGGATGGTGTGAGTTTGACGGTCAATGCGGTTGATGGTGCTGTGTTTAGCCTGAATATTGTGCCGCATACCCTGCAGGAGACAACGATTGGTAGTTGGCAGGTAGGTCGCAAGGTGAATATTGAGGTGGATGTGATTGCGCGTTATTTGGAACGTTTGGTAATGGGTGATGAAGCGGCTGTTGCGAGTAGTGGTGGTGTGACGGAAGGCTTGTTAAAGGAACATGGGTTTATATGA